A single genomic interval of Methanomassiliicoccus sp. harbors:
- a CDS encoding DNA-directed RNA polymerase subunit K, giving the protein MMKYTRFEKARIIGARSLQVSLGAPVLIDIPEGMIDPVEIARLEYDRDVLPITVRREK; this is encoded by the coding sequence ATTATGAAGTACACTAGATTTGAGAAGGCGCGTATCATCGGTGCGAGGTCGCTTCAGGTGTCACTGGGCGCGCCGGTCCTTATCGACATACCCGAGGGAATGATCGACCCGGTGGAGATTGCTAGGCTCGAATACGATAGGGATGTCCTTCCTATCACTGTAAGAAGAGAAAAATGA
- a CDS encoding multidrug effflux MFS transporter, protein MTRSNIDPTTTSFPQKHFGERTLIAFIALLSAFIPLSTDLYLPALPSMMEQYQVTEGVLNLTLIIFFIFYGLGLLFWGPLSDKYGRRPVLLIGLAIYIMASFLCSFSGSITELIIFRIFQAMGSGAVTAVATAMVKDIFDGRRRIVVLATVQSMVLIAPAVAPVLGAMLLEVTTWQGVFLVLAGIGTVALAGALFLTETLHARFTGTVIGALGRLGVLLKNGRFTTMLALFSLTSVSSMAFVASSSYIYVAGFGLDEQGFSYYFALNAMGLILAPLAFIFLSRRYDIRPIITGGYIIIGMAGLAVILFGNAGPLAFAISLLPATFCGSLIRAPGTNLMLEQQRQDTGSASSLISCSSVLLGSAGMSLISLGWSDVILVLGFLNAIIGLSCLIIWSAISRRGG, encoded by the coding sequence ATCACGAGATCGAATATAGATCCGACCACTACCTCGTTCCCCCAGAAACATTTTGGGGAAAGAACCCTGATAGCGTTCATCGCCCTACTGAGCGCGTTCATCCCCCTATCGACCGACCTTTATCTTCCGGCCCTGCCCAGCATGATGGAGCAGTACCAGGTCACAGAGGGCGTTTTGAACCTCACCCTCATAATTTTCTTCATCTTCTATGGTCTGGGACTTCTGTTCTGGGGTCCTCTAAGCGATAAGTATGGCCGGCGGCCAGTCCTGCTGATCGGCCTTGCCATCTACATAATGGCCAGCTTCCTGTGCTCCTTCTCAGGTAGCATCACTGAGCTGATAATATTCAGAATCTTCCAGGCCATGGGGAGCGGGGCGGTGACCGCCGTTGCTACAGCCATGGTTAAGGATATTTTCGATGGGAGACGCCGAATAGTGGTGCTGGCTACAGTTCAGTCCATGGTGCTCATCGCGCCCGCGGTCGCACCGGTGCTGGGCGCGATGCTCCTTGAGGTAACTACTTGGCAGGGCGTGTTCCTGGTCCTCGCCGGGATCGGGACAGTGGCCCTGGCCGGCGCGCTATTCTTGACCGAGACCTTACATGCACGATTCACGGGTACGGTCATCGGCGCACTGGGTAGGTTAGGGGTCCTGTTGAAGAACGGGCGCTTCACGACCATGCTGGCCCTGTTCTCGCTCACCAGCGTATCGTCCATGGCGTTCGTCGCCTCCTCCTCATACATCTACGTGGCGGGTTTCGGCCTGGACGAGCAAGGCTTTAGCTATTACTTTGCATTGAACGCCATGGGCCTGATCCTAGCGCCGTTGGCCTTCATCTTCCTCTCTCGACGCTATGATATCAGGCCCATCATCACAGGCGGCTATATCATCATAGGCATGGCAGGTCTCGCGGTGATCCTCTTCGGGAACGCAGGACCTTTGGCCTTCGCCATATCCCTGCTCCCAGCGACCTTCTGCGGCAGCCTAATCCGTGCGCCCGGCACCAACCTCATGCTGGAACAGCAGCGCCAGGACACAGGCTCGGCTTCCTCCCTCATCTCCTGCTCGAGCGTGCTTTTAGGGAGCGCTGGAATGTCCCTCATCTCCTTAGGGTGGAGCGATGTCATCCTAGTCCTTGGCTTCCTTAACGCCATCATCGGCTTATCCTGTCTCATCATTTGGTCAGCCATATCGAGGAGGGGTGGTTAG
- a CDS encoding 30S ribosomal protein S2 has product MSDEIKTELLVPEDVYLTSGVHIGTQQKSADMKKFIFKVRSDGLYVMDVKQTDARIRAVAKFMARFQPDRILISSARQYGQKPAKIMAKTLGTKVFAGRFVPGTMTNPILPEYIEPEVLLVTDPAADQQAIAEAMNIGVPIVALCDANNETRNVDLVIPTNNKGRRALACVYWLLTREILKEKGIIKSYEEFKLTMDDFEASL; this is encoded by the coding sequence ATGAGCGATGAGATCAAGACCGAGCTTCTGGTGCCTGAGGACGTATACCTCACCTCCGGAGTCCATATTGGTACCCAACAGAAAAGCGCTGACATGAAGAAGTTCATCTTCAAGGTCAGATCAGACGGATTATATGTCATGGATGTGAAGCAGACCGATGCCCGTATCCGGGCAGTGGCCAAGTTCATGGCCCGGTTCCAGCCCGATCGCATCCTGATATCCTCGGCGAGGCAGTACGGCCAAAAGCCGGCCAAGATCATGGCTAAGACTCTCGGCACCAAGGTCTTCGCTGGCAGGTTCGTACCGGGAACTATGACCAACCCTATCCTTCCTGAGTACATCGAGCCCGAAGTGTTGCTTGTCACAGACCCTGCAGCAGACCAGCAGGCGATCGCCGAGGCCATGAATATCGGGGTCCCCATAGTCGCCCTGTGCGATGCCAACAATGAGACCAGAAATGTCGATCTGGTGATCCCTACCAACAATAAAGGCCGCCGGGCTCTTGCCTGTGTCTACTGGCTTCTGACCAGGGAGATACTCAAAGAGAAGGGCATAATCAAGTCCTATGAGGAGTTCAAGCTCACCATGGACGACTTTGAGGCCTCCCTCTAA